In Sphingobacterium sp. lm-10, one DNA window encodes the following:
- a CDS encoding TIM barrel protein — translation MEKIRIANAPCSWGVLEFDFEAKEPEYEQVLREIQETGYIGTELGDWGFMPTDPNALRAAINAHELELVGAFVPVALAVADAHEPGKNAALRVAKLLKEAGYDDAFIVLADDNGSVTERTQHAGRIVEAQGLTDEQWQVFAQGAEAIANAVRESYGLRTVFHHHGAGYVETVNEVETFLKLTDPSSIGLCFDTGHYALGGGNPIKGLQKYIDRIWHVHFKDFDPSVAARLKDHRWDYFDAVRHGIFCELGKGNVDFHAAFEILEQSGYEGWIVVEQDVLPGMGRPKVYAAKNRAYLQRLGI, via the coding sequence ATGGAAAAGATAAGAATTGCGAATGCGCCATGTTCGTGGGGTGTTTTAGAATTTGACTTTGAAGCCAAGGAACCGGAATATGAGCAGGTACTTCGTGAAATCCAAGAAACCGGTTATATCGGTACAGAATTGGGTGACTGGGGTTTTATGCCGACAGATCCTAACGCCCTGCGCGCCGCAATAAACGCACATGAACTAGAGCTTGTTGGTGCTTTTGTTCCAGTCGCGTTGGCCGTTGCAGATGCGCACGAACCAGGAAAGAATGCAGCGCTCCGCGTGGCCAAGTTGCTAAAGGAAGCTGGCTATGACGACGCATTCATTGTATTGGCCGATGATAACGGTAGTGTTACCGAACGTACACAACACGCGGGACGTATTGTGGAGGCACAGGGTTTAACGGACGAACAATGGCAGGTATTTGCACAAGGCGCAGAGGCCATTGCCAATGCAGTAAGGGAAAGCTATGGCCTTCGCACGGTATTTCATCACCATGGTGCTGGCTACGTAGAGACAGTAAATGAAGTGGAGACCTTCTTGAAACTGACTGATCCCAGCAGTATTGGGCTGTGTTTTGACACTGGACACTATGCATTGGGCGGTGGAAATCCAATAAAAGGATTGCAAAAATATATCGATCGCATATGGCATGTACATTTCAAGGATTTTGATCCCTCGGTAGCGGCAAGGTTGAAGGATCATCGATGGGATTATTTTGATGCAGTGCGTCATGGTATTTTTTGTGAGCTGGGTAAAGGAAATGTAGACTTTCATGCAGCATTTGAAATTTTGGAACAAAGCGGATATGAGGGCTGGATTGTGGTGGAGCAGGATGTGTTGCCGGGCATGGGAAGACCGAAGGTGTATGCAGCAAAAAATAGGGCGTATTTACAAAGATTAGGAATCTAA
- a CDS encoding UvrD-helicase domain-containing protein, whose protein sequence is MHNSLNNSNIGDYLAGLNPSQRGAVEQIQGPVMIVAGAGSGKTRVITYRVAHLIRQGVDPFNILVLTFTNKAAKEMRERIMKVVGSEAKNIWMGTFHSVFARILRSEAELIGYPRNFTIYDTDDTKSLLRAILREMNLDDKLYNVNHVYGRISSAKNNLISPQEYNKNEAIMAEDRANGRPQLGEIYMTYAQRCYRAGAMDFDDLLFKTNVLLNKHPDTLHKYQHQFKYLMVDEYQDTNFSQYLIVKRLAAVHENICVVGDDAQSIYAFRGANIQNILNFQKDYPDVKVFKLEQNYRSTKMIVNAANSIIANNKNQLEKNVFSDNEDGEKIKVNRAFSDNEEGKIVAEAITQEKALKSLRYKDFAILYRTNAQSRSLEEALRKLNVPYKLYGGTSFYQRKEIKDLISYFRLTFNPNDEEALKRVINYPRRGIGDTTIEKLMVAADQNNYRLWDVLANAGSILDGRSATAVVNFATMIQSFQATAKNHSAFDTAMHIAQHSGILKSLYEDKSVEGLSRYENIQELLNGIKEFSEREDLEEKGLDIFLQDVALLTNDDKDKDPNADTVSLMTIHASKGLEFNSVFIVGMEENLFPSQLSLNSRSELEEERRLFYVAVTRAEKKLHISYATSRYRWGSLNNCEPSRFLDELAPACLELDFKPRVPAQQEGGFQSERMAWQREESFSKPKPKVVKTTSILPKAHVPTAGFAPSDTSGLQVGMEVEHERFGFGKVVNLEGNKPDIKATIFFKELGQKQLLLKFAKLRIV, encoded by the coding sequence GTGCATAATTCATTGAATAATAGTAATATAGGAGATTATTTAGCCGGGCTCAACCCCTCCCAACGTGGTGCGGTAGAACAAATTCAAGGCCCGGTAATGATTGTAGCGGGAGCCGGATCTGGAAAAACGCGTGTCATTACGTATCGCGTAGCCCATTTGATTCGCCAAGGAGTAGATCCATTCAATATTTTGGTGTTGACTTTTACCAATAAGGCTGCAAAAGAGATGCGAGAGCGGATCATGAAAGTAGTAGGGTCGGAAGCAAAGAATATTTGGATGGGTACCTTTCACTCTGTCTTCGCACGAATCTTGCGTTCGGAAGCTGAGTTGATTGGCTATCCACGCAATTTTACGATTTATGATACAGATGATACGAAGAGTTTGCTTCGCGCGATATTGCGAGAGATGAATCTCGACGATAAGCTATATAATGTAAATCATGTGTACGGACGGATTTCTTCGGCCAAGAATAATTTGATTTCTCCTCAGGAATATAATAAAAATGAGGCCATTATGGCCGAAGATCGTGCTAATGGTCGCCCGCAATTGGGAGAAATCTACATGACCTACGCGCAACGATGTTACCGTGCAGGAGCGATGGATTTTGATGATTTGTTGTTCAAAACCAATGTTTTGCTCAATAAACATCCAGATACATTGCACAAATATCAGCATCAGTTCAAATACCTCATGGTGGATGAGTATCAGGATACCAACTTTTCGCAATACCTTATTGTGAAGCGTTTGGCTGCGGTGCACGAAAATATCTGTGTGGTAGGAGATGATGCGCAAAGTATTTATGCATTTCGAGGAGCGAATATTCAAAACATCCTAAATTTTCAGAAAGATTATCCTGATGTAAAGGTATTCAAATTGGAACAGAACTATCGTTCTACCAAGATGATCGTGAATGCGGCTAACAGTATTATTGCCAACAATAAGAACCAGTTAGAGAAAAATGTCTTTTCTGATAACGAGGATGGCGAAAAAATTAAGGTTAATCGTGCTTTCTCGGACAATGAAGAAGGGAAAATCGTCGCCGAAGCTATCACGCAGGAAAAGGCATTAAAAAGCTTACGTTATAAGGATTTTGCCATTCTGTATCGTACCAACGCGCAATCCCGTTCGTTGGAAGAAGCCTTACGTAAGCTCAATGTTCCTTATAAACTGTATGGCGGAACCTCCTTCTACCAACGGAAGGAAATCAAGGATTTGATCTCCTATTTCAGACTCACTTTCAACCCAAATGATGAGGAAGCACTGAAGCGCGTGATCAATTATCCACGCCGAGGAATTGGCGATACCACCATTGAAAAGCTTATGGTCGCGGCGGATCAGAATAATTATCGACTTTGGGATGTCTTAGCAAATGCTGGTAGTATTCTTGATGGGCGAAGTGCCACGGCTGTCGTGAATTTTGCGACCATGATCCAAAGTTTTCAAGCTACAGCAAAAAATCATTCTGCTTTCGATACGGCAATGCATATCGCACAGCACTCCGGGATTCTGAAGAGCTTGTATGAAGATAAGTCCGTCGAAGGGTTGAGCCGGTATGAAAATATTCAGGAATTGCTCAACGGTATTAAAGAATTTTCTGAAAGAGAGGATTTGGAAGAGAAAGGCTTGGATATCTTTTTGCAGGATGTGGCTTTGCTAACCAATGACGACAAAGACAAAGATCCAAATGCGGATACGGTTTCGCTGATGACGATACATGCATCGAAGGGATTGGAGTTTAATTCTGTGTTTATCGTAGGTATGGAAGAAAACCTTTTTCCATCTCAACTGTCTCTAAACTCAAGATCCGAATTAGAAGAAGAGCGCCGACTATTTTATGTGGCCGTGACGCGTGCAGAGAAGAAGTTACATATTTCTTATGCCACATCGCGCTATCGCTGGGGTTCTTTAAATAACTGTGAGCCGAGTCGGTTTTTGGATGAATTGGCTCCGGCCTGCCTAGAGTTAGATTTTAAACCAAGAGTTCCTGCGCAGCAGGAGGGAGGTTTTCAATCCGAGCGCATGGCCTGGCAAAGAGAAGAGTCATTTAGCAAGCCGAAGCCTAAAGTGGTTAAAACGACTTCAATTTTGCCTAAAGCCCATGTGCCGACGGCAGGATTTGCACCATCGGATACGAGCGGGCTACAAGTAGGTATGGAAGTGGAGCATGAGCGATTCGGTTTTGGTAAAGTAGTTAATCTAGAGGGTAACAAGCCCGACATAAAAGCAACTATTTTTTTCAAAGAGTTGGGACAGAAGCAATTGTTGCTTAAATTTGCTAAGCTTAGAATTGTATAG
- the iolG gene encoding inositol 2-dehydrogenase, protein MKLKIGIIGFGRIGKIHYNNIAQQIEDAQVLLLADVNQDGLPQEVTLTDVDSLIDSPDIDAVVICSPTDTHADYVERCARAGKHVFCEKPLDLSLDRIEKTLAVLEETDIKLMLGFNRRFDPNFLKLRSLVQDGKVGDLQIVKITSRDPGPPPLTYLQSSGGMFLDMSIHDFDMARYMMGKRVVQVYAEASTLTGGDVEVAGDIDTAVITLRFEDGALAVIDNSRKAIYGYDQRMEVFGSKGMAKVENNAPDTHLYYGKNMVEASLPLNFFMDRYTDSYLAEMRAFVRACIDDTPVPVGAVDGKEAAKIAVAAIRSVRERKPVQID, encoded by the coding sequence ATGAAGCTCAAAATAGGTATTATCGGCTTTGGCCGAATCGGCAAAATACACTACAACAATATTGCACAACAAATAGAGGATGCGCAGGTACTGCTACTTGCGGATGTAAATCAGGACGGATTGCCGCAAGAGGTAACGCTTACAGACGTAGACAGCTTGATCGACAGTCCTGATATCGATGCGGTGGTGATTTGTTCGCCAACCGATACGCATGCCGATTATGTCGAACGGTGTGCACGTGCTGGTAAACATGTTTTCTGTGAAAAACCCTTGGATCTTTCCTTGGATCGTATTGAAAAAACACTGGCGGTACTAGAAGAAACGGATATTAAGTTGATGCTTGGATTCAACAGACGGTTTGATCCTAATTTCCTAAAGCTGCGTAGCTTGGTGCAAGATGGAAAGGTTGGCGATTTACAGATTGTCAAAATTACCAGTAGAGATCCCGGGCCGCCGCCCTTGACTTACTTGCAAAGCTCGGGAGGTATGTTTTTAGATATGAGCATTCATGATTTTGACATGGCGCGGTATATGATGGGCAAAAGGGTGGTGCAGGTCTATGCAGAGGCCTCCACCTTAACCGGCGGCGACGTGGAAGTTGCTGGCGACATTGATACGGCGGTGATCACGCTACGTTTTGAAGATGGTGCATTAGCTGTGATTGATAATAGCCGTAAAGCCATTTATGGCTATGATCAGCGTATGGAAGTATTTGGTTCCAAAGGAATGGCCAAAGTGGAAAACAATGCTCCGGATACGCATCTTTATTATGGAAAGAACATGGTAGAGGCGTCTTTACCTTTAAATTTCTTTATGGATCGCTACACAGACTCTTATTTAGCAGAAATGCGTGCATTCGTGCGCGCCTGTATTGATGATACGCCTGTTCCGGTAGGGGCGGTAGATGGCAAGGAGGCTGCAAAGATTGCCGTTGCGGCTATACGTTCTGTTCGCGAAAGAAAACCAGTTCAGATCGATTAA
- the murA gene encoding UDP-N-acetylglucosamine 1-carboxyvinyltransferase, producing MNAFEIRGGKPLSGEIIPQGAKNEALQIISAVLLSSEKITISNIPDIKDVNKLIDLLAALGVSVNRLNDDTYEFEAKDINIDYFQSEEFKKKGGSLRGSIMIVGPLLARFGKAAIPKPGGDKIGRRRLDTHFLGFEKLGAKFTYDAEKHFFNVDATQLQGTYILMDEASVTGTANIVMAAVLAKGTTTIYNAACEPYLQQLCKMLNRMGANISGIGSNLLTIEGVEKLGGTTHRMLPDMIEIGSFIGLAAMTGSEITIKDVCFQELGIIPSVFARLGIKFELRGDDIYIPAQNSYEIDTFIDGSILTISDAPWPGFTPDLLSIVLVTAIQAKGNVLIHQKMFESRLFFVDKLIDMGAQIILCDPHRATVIGLNKQNTLRGIEMTSPDIRAGVSLLIAALSAQGTSVIHNIEQIERGYQHIEKRLKALGADIRRVEASPQGH from the coding sequence ATGAATGCGTTTGAAATACGTGGCGGTAAGCCATTAAGTGGAGAGATTATTCCACAGGGAGCCAAGAATGAAGCATTGCAGATAATTTCTGCCGTATTATTGTCTTCTGAAAAGATCACCATCAGCAATATCCCCGATATTAAAGATGTCAATAAATTAATAGATCTGCTGGCAGCGCTAGGCGTTTCTGTCAACCGCCTAAACGATGATACGTACGAGTTTGAGGCAAAGGATATCAACATCGATTATTTCCAGTCCGAAGAATTTAAGAAAAAAGGGGGCAGCTTACGCGGATCGATTATGATCGTAGGACCATTATTGGCTCGCTTCGGTAAAGCCGCAATTCCAAAACCAGGAGGGGACAAAATTGGCCGTAGAAGGCTTGATACGCACTTTTTGGGCTTTGAAAAATTGGGAGCTAAATTTACGTACGATGCTGAAAAGCACTTCTTTAATGTAGATGCTACCCAATTGCAGGGCACTTACATCCTGATGGATGAAGCATCGGTAACCGGAACGGCAAACATTGTGATGGCAGCCGTATTAGCTAAAGGTACGACGACAATCTACAATGCAGCTTGCGAACCCTACTTGCAACAATTGTGTAAAATGTTGAACCGTATGGGGGCTAATATCTCCGGTATCGGCTCTAACTTGCTGACAATCGAAGGTGTAGAAAAATTGGGTGGTACGACACATAGGATGCTGCCAGATATGATCGAAATCGGATCATTTATCGGACTAGCTGCGATGACCGGCTCCGAAATAACCATCAAAGATGTTTGTTTTCAGGAGTTAGGCATTATTCCTTCTGTATTTGCTCGATTGGGAATAAAATTTGAACTTCGTGGAGACGATATTTACATACCTGCTCAAAATAGCTACGAAATAGATACGTTCATCGACGGATCTATCTTGACCATTTCGGACGCGCCATGGCCTGGTTTTACACCAGACTTACTGAGTATTGTATTAGTTACCGCTATACAAGCTAAAGGAAATGTACTCATTCATCAAAAGATGTTCGAAAGCCGTTTGTTTTTCGTAGACAAGCTGATTGATATGGGTGCGCAGATTATCTTATGCGATCCACACCGTGCTACGGTAATAGGCTTAAATAAGCAAAATACCTTGCGTGGAATTGAGATGACTTCGCCAGATATTCGAGCTGGGGTTTCGCTTTTAATTGCCGCATTGTCTGCGCAAGGCACCTCTGTTATTCATAATATAGAACAAATTGAACGAGGTTATCAGCATATTGAAAAACGCTTAAAAGCACTGGGTGCAGATATTCGTCGTGTAGAAGCCTCACCACAAGGTCATTAG
- a CDS encoding DUF4290 domain-containing protein: MNFDYNSTRSHLILAEYGRNVQNMVDYICTIDDREERNRLAQVVIDMMGVLNPHLRDVSDFKHKLWDHLYIISDFKIDVDSPYPIPDRDDIRHKPETLPYPQKRIRYKHYGRTVEDMISKAIAQPEPEYTERMALSIANFMKMAYLSWNKDSVSDEHIIQDLKELSKGVLVLPADTVLTKLDFKSAPPGSRTKSTMTNQQSSHQKNAGSGKKPMMKKKVGGYSNNNNNKNNNFNNNRKKFQ; encoded by the coding sequence ATGAATTTTGATTATAATAGTACTCGGTCGCACTTGATTTTGGCCGAATATGGCCGTAATGTGCAAAATATGGTCGATTATATCTGTACCATAGACGACCGCGAAGAGCGTAACCGTCTGGCTCAGGTAGTGATCGATATGATGGGAGTTTTGAATCCGCATTTGCGTGATGTGTCTGATTTTAAACATAAGCTTTGGGATCACCTATATATCATTTCTGATTTTAAGATTGATGTAGATTCTCCGTACCCTATTCCGGATCGAGATGATATCAGACATAAACCAGAAACGCTCCCATATCCGCAAAAACGCATTCGTTACAAGCACTATGGCCGCACGGTAGAAGATATGATTAGCAAAGCGATCGCACAGCCAGAGCCAGAGTATACCGAGCGTATGGCGCTTTCTATTGCGAACTTTATGAAGATGGCCTATCTTTCTTGGAATAAAGATTCTGTGTCGGATGAACATATTATTCAGGATTTGAAAGAGCTATCCAAAGGTGTGTTAGTATTACCCGCCGATACAGTGCTTACCAAGTTAGATTTCAAATCTGCGCCTCCAGGAAGTCGCACAAAATCTACCATGACCAACCAGCAGAGTAGCCATCAGAAGAATGCCGGTTCAGGCAAGAAGCCCATGATGAAGAAAAAGGTGGGTGGGTACAGCAACAATAACAATAACAAGAACAACAATTTTAACAACAACAGAAAGAAATTTCAATAA